One genomic segment of Mytilus trossulus isolate FHL-02 chromosome 4, PNRI_Mtr1.1.1.hap1, whole genome shotgun sequence includes these proteins:
- the LOC134714607 gene encoding N(4)-(Beta-N-acetylglucosaminyl)-L-asparaginase-like — protein MHKVILGTWSFSYEAVITARDALLSSQSSIDSIEKGINSIEENMKYGPCIVGVGGPRNSHGFLEMDAAVMNGRHLQFGAVTALKGFSKPISVARSVMERCTHSMLTADGAKIFAEKEGFDFNPELASEDTNGEMPPQCHDTLGLIVLDGDDISCGVSTSGMPNKHPGRVGDSALPGNGLYADVSGGAACCSGDGDFILKFCPAFHVVQLLKQGKDPKEACSIVISDMKNRCRDCFDCSIIAVNMKGEYGAGTTVASWKDLLDKD, from the exons ATGCACAAAGTAATATTAGGAACTTGGAGTTTTTCATATGAAGCGGTAATTACAGCTAGGGATGCACTTTTATCAAGTCAGTCGTCGATTGATTCAATAGAAAAGGGGATTAACA GCATTGAAGAAAACATGAAGTACGGTCCCTGCATTGTTGGCGTTGGCGGACCGAGAAATTCACATGGATTTTTGGAAATGGACGCCGCTGTAATGAATGGACGACATTTGCAATTTGGAGCTGTAACTGCACTGAAAGG attttcaaaacCGATCTCTGTGGCCAGAAGTGTTATGGAACGTTGTACTCACAGTATGTTGACAGCAGATGGGGCGAAAATATTTGCAGAAAAAGAAGGATTTGATTTCAATCCCGAGCTTGCCAGTGaagat ACTAATGGAGAAATGCCACCCCAATGTCATGATACACTAGGACTGATTGTTTTGGATGGTGATGACATTTCTTGTG GTGTATCAACTAGTGGCATGCCAAATAAACATCCTGGTAGAGTTGGAGACAGTGCACTGCCAGGCAATGGTCTGTATGCTG ATGTTTCTGGTGGGGCAGCATGTTGTAGTGGTGATGGAGATTTTATTCTAAAGTTCTGTCCAGCATTCCACGTGGTTCAGTTACTCAAACAG ggaAAGGACCCTAAAGAAGCATGTAGTATTGTCATCAGTGATATGAAAAATCGATGTAGAGATTGTTTTGATTGTTCTATAATAGCAGTTAACATGAAG GGTGAGTATGGTGCAGGTACCACTGTTGCAAGCTGGAAAGATCTTTTAGATAAGGATTAG
- the LOC134714606 gene encoding putative ankyrin repeat protein RF_0381: MDENSEKTRIVEVLRLLFRSSEEEVITKLTNNLDLLDVQFGYEYLSDLPCVCMKMLEQVKHNGHIFHPEKVVEFILHGKCSHVTNQSNPRFIRQARTTFLIVSCILQKFDIIKFLTDNGVSLNQKTGSMSLNPLHAAILSKNLNIFNFIVSSGVDVNATCTPCTNKVSSLMLAVLEGAEDMVEILLDHSNINKSYINTQSKTALCCAAEINSVLLVDKLIKAGLKATNMTICKAVQTNNAELLQLVVSSRRYFVPQFQTYALHTAVKLSNKKMLKLLLDRGFHFNHGTDKLYDQESLHLAVLRNDEDMVKILLNHQIKLDNELNGYTALDWAELMDYDGIIEMIKNEYRLRCIKPQDKKDRKCIIDALFERDGINRSGVIRKMVSKGFDINSHSNEGLTMLHEAVFDHDSDSLKVLLELGANPDINSTSLPIRTPLYDAVSNGNIMAARLLLDANASMDFIVKYEENVIGNDINDDDNGYIVPPEELPLERSVLCAAICRNLTDMVWLLLSSGYNIQQEKKTSLQWMIEKSKSDNIRQWLSCNVESPQNLLICCRDFIRKLYKYDLKLFVENQCIPQHLKDKLLLKDILFRDVRSTQRFCHWKNIY, from the exons ATGGATGAAAACTCAGAAAAGACCCGGATTGTAGAGGTGTTGAGGTTATTATTCAGGTCATCAGAAGAGGAGGTTATAACCAAGCTTACAAACAACCTTGACCTGTTGGATGTACAGTTTGGATATG aatatctatCAGATTTACCGTGTGTATGTATGAAGATGTTAGAACAAGTCAAACATAATGGGCATATATTTCATCCAGAAAAAGTCGTGGAATTCATACTTCACGGAAAATGTAGTCATGTGACAAACCAAAGTAATCCCAGATTTATTCGTCAAGCAAGGACAACATTCCTTATCGTAtcttgtattttacaaaaatttgacaTCATTAAATTTTTAACAGACAATGGTGTATCATTAAATCAGAAGACTGGATCTATGAGTCTAAATCCGCTTCATGCCGctattttaagtaaaaacttgaacattttcaattttatcgtTTCGTCAGGCGTTGATGTCAATGCTACCTGTACTCCATGTACGAATAAAGTTTCTAGTCTAATGTTAGCTGTGTTAGAAGGTGCTGAAGATATGGTGGAAATTCTACTTGATCATTCCAATATAAACAAATCTTACATTAACACTCAGAGTAAAACAGCTTTGTGTTGTGCTGCGGAAATTAACTCAGTACTACTTGTTGATAAGTTGATTAAAGCAGGACTAAAAGCTACTAACATGACAATATGTAAAGCTGTTCAAACAAATAATGCTGAGTTGTTACAACTAGTGGTCAGTTCTAGAAGATACTTTGTTCCACAGTTTCAAACATATGCTTTACATACTGCTGTCAAACTAA GTAACAAAAAGATGCTGAAGCTTCTACTTGATAGAGGCTTTCATTTCAATCATGGGACAGACAAACTATATGATCAGGAATCTTTACATTTAGCTGTCCTAAGAAACGATGAAGATATGGTTAAAATTCTGCTGAATCATCAAATAAAACTTGACAATGAACTAAACGGCTATACAGCTTTGGATTGGGCAGAATTGATGGATTATGATGGTATTATTGAAATGATCAAAAACGAATATAGACTGAGATGTATAAAGCCACAAGATaagaaagacaggaagtgtattATTGATGCACTCTTTGAAAGAGATGGAATAAATCGATCTGGTGTTATCAGAAAAATGGTGTCAAAAGGGTTTGATATCAACAGTCACAGTAATGAAGGTCTGACAATGCTGCATGAAGCTGTATTTGATCATGATTCTGATTCTCTGAAGGTGCTCCTAGAACTAGGAGCAAATCCAGATATAAATTCTACATCTTTACCAATAAGAACACCATTGTATGATGCTGTTTCAAACGGAAACATCATGGCAGCAAGATTACTTTTAGATGCTAATGCCTCTATggattttatagtaaaatatgaAGAGAATGTTATAGGAAATGACATTAATGACGATGATAATGGCTACATAGTACCTCCAGAAGAACTCCCGTTAGAACGATCTGTGTTATGTGCTGCAATCTGCAGAAATTTAACTGACATGGTCTGGTTGTTGTTATCTTCAGGGTATAATATACAGCAAGAGAAAAAGACATCTTTACAGTGGATGATTGAGAAAAGTAAAAGTGATAATATTCGACAATGGTTATCATGTAATGTAGAAAGTCCTCAAAATCTCTTGATCTGTTGTAGAGACTTTATTAGAAAACTCTACAAATAtgatttgaaattgtttgttgaAAATCAGTGTATACCACAGCATTTAAAAGACAAACTTTTGTTAAAGGATATATTGTTTAGAGATGTAAGAAGCACACAGAGATTTTGCCActggaaaaatatttattaa